A genomic stretch from Pagrus major chromosome 3, Pma_NU_1.0 includes:
- the LOC140993628 gene encoding uncharacterized protein, with product MGQIDELKVFVSERLNAFTAEILGAIEKTLSDYEVQASRLKEENDRHRCLLDIIVKAKLPETEAQAVKNIPAASPRASDSTPPPPRRPREPPRHTSGDLQCVFTSRTDFMKFAGSDNCPYCIRSVQASEKHLTKKHYLSAVHFVVDGTEQFVVPCMCKDKIQKGRSHWHCPCCRKILYRKCNFEMHLSKQHRYVLLQQSQDEESNQTPVAVFEEGAPLSSEPWCQQNLDSLDQQSPVLVQIKDEQKLEMWRQVQVEVDHGQYSAINTASVGSYVQAPSAIDNDQHTSEEKTEEWKKSRAPSHLKAPSSKRKKDSNVKKSTELPVGQSPTDPNCCKACGKTFHYMYTLRTHVQTHAVDKNPICGICGKRLESKLQLIQHLQSHTKGNKCGICGKQFSNKFRLKQHVRFHRP from the exons ATGGGTCAAATCGACGAACTTAAAGTTTTTGTCTCCGAGCGGCTAAACGCTTTTACTGCAGAAATTTTAGGTGCAATTGAAAAAACACTATCGGATTACGAGGTGCAGGCCTCCCGGTTGAAGGAAGAAAATGACCGCCATCGCTGTTTGTTGGACATTATCGTCAAAGCCAAGTTACCAGAGACGGAAG CTCAAGCCGTCAAAAATATCCCTGCTGCCAGTCCCCGTGCATCAGActcaactcctcctcctcctcgcagGCCCAGAGAACCTCCCCGCCATACTTCTGGTG ACCTGCAGTGTGTCTTCACTTCACGCACAGACTTCATGAAGTTCGCAGGCAGTGACAACTGTCCCTACTGCATCAGGAGTGTTCAAGCCTCTGAGAAACATTTGACCAAAAAGCATTATCTATCTGCTGTTCATTTTGTTGTGGATGGCACAG AGCAATTTGTCGTACCATGTATGTGCAAAGACAAGATCCAGAAGGGCAGAAGTCATTGGCACTGCCCTTGTTGCAGAAAGATCTTATATCGGAAATGTAACTTTGAGATGCACCTATCTAAACAACATC GTTATGTATTACTGCAGCAAAGCCAAGATGAAG AGAGCAATCAGACCCCTGTCGCTGTCTTTGAGGAGGGGGCTCCCCTGAGTTCTGAACCCTGGTGTCAGCAGAACCTTGACAGTCTGGACCAACAGTCCCCAGTGCTGGTTCAaatcaaagatgaacagaaacTGGAAATGTGGAGACAAG TGCAAGTGGAGGTAGATCACGGCCAATACTCTGCAATCAACACTGCCTCTGTGGGCAGTTATGTTCAAGCTCCCAGCGCAATCGACAATGATCAGCACACCTCTGAAGAAAAGACGGAGGAGTGGAAGAAGAGCCGCGCACCTTCACATTTAAAGGCACCCAGttcaaagaggaaaaaggaTTCAAATGTAAAGAAATCAACAGAGTTACCTGTCGGTCAGAGTCCCACAGATCCTAATTGTTGTAAAGCCTGTGGAAAGACTTTCCATTACATgtacacactgaggacacacgTGCAAACACACGCAGTGGATAAAAACCCTATTTGTGGAATTTGTGGAAAACGTTTAGAGTCCAAACTGCAGTTAATCCAGCATCTTCAAAGCCACACAAAGGGAAACAAATGTGGTATATGTGGCAAACAATTTTCTAATAAATTTCGTCTGAAACAGCATGTAAGATTTCACAGACCATAG
- the LOC140993967 gene encoding progranulin-like isoform X2, with protein sequence MQKMLRINLCLVVGVFVWGFASCSITCPDGHVCSDTASCCMTKDGYRCCPYPKAVCCSDMAHCCPSGFSCNLATQMCEKENEPWVSMPMKEKEAVEKPSTPVQPVSTVQELEINHVPDQQKSSVVYCDNYYYCPDYTTCCRHPNRSWFCCAYSPGRCCLDGYHCCPYGFDCDYTYTHCVRQGLRYPFTPKQALTSVPAAHISTLEDKTTVNVPNSVKPMAALTEASGSNSEAGATRCDSEFYCPGGSSCCKRPDGKWSCCPYPLGKCCADGQHCCQYGYTCDPTSLTCRSLAS encoded by the exons ATGCAAAAG ATGTTGAGGATCAATCTGTGCCTGGTagtgggagtgtttgtgtgggggTTTGCATCCTGCTCTATCACATGTCCTGACGGGCATGTCTGTTCTGATACAGCCAGCTGCTGTATGACTAAGGATGGATATAGATGCTGTCCATATCCAAAA GCTGTGTGTTGCTCTGACATGGCCCACTGCTGCCCCTCAGGGTTTAGTTGTAACCTTGCCACCCAGATGTGTGAGAAGGAAAACGAGCCTTGGGTGAGCATGCCCATGAAGGAGAAGGAAGCTGTGGAGAAACCGAGCACTCCTGTTCAACCTGTATCTACCGTACAGGAGCTTGAAATCAACCATGTTCCAGACCAACAAAAGAGTTCCGTTGTCTATTGTGACAACTATTACTATTGTCCCGATTACACTACCTGCTGCAGACATCCAAATCGTTCCTGGTTCTGTTGCGCATACTCTCCA GGCCGGTGCTGTCTGGATGGCTACCACTGTTGTCCATATGGCTTCGACTGTGactacacttacacacactgtGTTAGGCAGGGCCTGAGATATCCTTTCACCCCCAAACAAGCGCTGACTTCAGTCCCCGCAGCTCACATTTCAACTTTAGAGGACAAAACCACAGTTAACGTTCCTAATTCTGTG AAACCAATGGCAGCTCTAACAGAAGCCAGTGGCAGCAACAGTGAGGCTGGAGCTACTCGTTGTGATTCCGAGTTTTACTGCCCAGGAGGGTCATCCTGCTGCAAACGACCCGATGGCAAGTGGAGCTGCTGCCCCTACCCACTG GGCAAGTGCTGTGCAGATGGTCAGCACTGCTGTCAGTATGGATATACCTGCGACCCCACCTCCTTGACATGCAGAAGTCTCGCCTCTTGA
- the LOC140993967 gene encoding progranulin-like isoform X1, with translation MQKMLRINLCLVVGVFVWGFASCSITCPDGHVCSDTASCCMTKDGYRCCPYPKAVCCSDMAHCCPSGFSCNLATQMCEKENEPWVSMPMKEKEAVEKPSTPVQPVSTVQELEINHVPDQQKSSVVYCDNYYYCPDYTTCCRHPNRSWFCCAYSPGRCCLDGYHCCPYGFDCDYTYTHCVRQGLRYPFTPKQALTSVPAAHISTLEDKTTVNVPNSVQKPMAALTEASGSNSEAGATRCDSEFYCPGGSSCCKRPDGKWSCCPYPLGKCCADGQHCCQYGYTCDPTSLTCRSLAS, from the exons ATGCAAAAG ATGTTGAGGATCAATCTGTGCCTGGTagtgggagtgtttgtgtgggggTTTGCATCCTGCTCTATCACATGTCCTGACGGGCATGTCTGTTCTGATACAGCCAGCTGCTGTATGACTAAGGATGGATATAGATGCTGTCCATATCCAAAA GCTGTGTGTTGCTCTGACATGGCCCACTGCTGCCCCTCAGGGTTTAGTTGTAACCTTGCCACCCAGATGTGTGAGAAGGAAAACGAGCCTTGGGTGAGCATGCCCATGAAGGAGAAGGAAGCTGTGGAGAAACCGAGCACTCCTGTTCAACCTGTATCTACCGTACAGGAGCTTGAAATCAACCATGTTCCAGACCAACAAAAGAGTTCCGTTGTCTATTGTGACAACTATTACTATTGTCCCGATTACACTACCTGCTGCAGACATCCAAATCGTTCCTGGTTCTGTTGCGCATACTCTCCA GGCCGGTGCTGTCTGGATGGCTACCACTGTTGTCCATATGGCTTCGACTGTGactacacttacacacactgtGTTAGGCAGGGCCTGAGATATCCTTTCACCCCCAAACAAGCGCTGACTTCAGTCCCCGCAGCTCACATTTCAACTTTAGAGGACAAAACCACAGTTAACGTTCCTAATTCTGTG CAGAAACCAATGGCAGCTCTAACAGAAGCCAGTGGCAGCAACAGTGAGGCTGGAGCTACTCGTTGTGATTCCGAGTTTTACTGCCCAGGAGGGTCATCCTGCTGCAAACGACCCGATGGCAAGTGGAGCTGCTGCCCCTACCCACTG GGCAAGTGCTGTGCAGATGGTCAGCACTGCTGTCAGTATGGATATACCTGCGACCCCACCTCCTTGACATGCAGAAGTCTCGCCTCTTGA